The Sphingobacterium bambusae genome includes a window with the following:
- the rpoC gene encoding DNA-directed RNA polymerase subunit beta', giving the protein MSYKKDNKIKSNFTSITISLASPETILERSSGEVTKPETINYRTYKPERDGLFCERIFGPVKDYECHCGKYKRIRYKGIVCDRCGVEVTEKKVRRERMGHISLVVPVAHIWYFRSLPNKIGYLLGLPTKKLDMIIYYERYVVIQPGIKEEDGISFMDFLTEEEYLDILDTLPKENQYLDDTDPQKFVAKMGAEAMEELLKRIDLDQLSYDLRHQAANETSQQRKNEALKRLHVVEAFRGANGRIENRPEWMIVKIVPIIPPELRPLVPLDGGRFATSDLNDLYRRVIIRNNRLKRLIEIKAPEVILRNEKRMLQEAVDSLFDNSRKVNAVKTEGNRALKSLSDILKGKQGRFRQNLLGKRVDYSARSVIVVGPNLKLHECGLPKDMAAELYKPFIIRKMIERGIVKTVKSAKKIVDRKDPVVWDILENVLKGHPVLLNRAPTLHRLGIQAFQPTLVEGKAIQLHPLVCTAFNADFDGDQMAVHLPLGNAAILEAQILMLASHNILNPANGSPVTVPSQDMVLGLYYITKGRRSVESHIVRGEDMIFYSPEEVIIALNENKIDLHAFIKVKTKAKNKEGQIVDTLLETTVGRVIFNQVVPEEVGFINELLTKKSLRNVIGEIVKNTGMARAAQFLDDMKELGFQTAFKGGLSFNLQDLNIPAAKVDLITQATNEVDEVKNNYNMGFITNNERYNQIIDIWTRINNKLTAHVMDILSNDNQGFNSVYMMLDSGARGSKEQIRQLCGMRGLMAKPQKSGTSGGEIIENPILSNFKEGLSVLEYFISTHGARKGLADTALKTADAGYLTRRLHDVAQDMIVVEEDCATLRGIYKTALKENDDIVEPLYDRILGRTPLNDVFHPETGKLIIAANIDISEEVAEEIEAAGIEGVEIRSVLTCESKRGVCACCYGRNLASGKRVQLGEAVGVIAAQSVGEPGTQLTLRTFHVGGTASNIAADSSIVAKYDGNIEFENVRSVAKEGEDGPYQVVIGRSGEIRIVSDDKKVLYNQVIPYGANLYVNEGDKVEKGKNLVDWDPYNAVIISEFGGKIEFEAIIEGVTFRDESDEQTGHKEKVIIETRDKTKNPTIKIADLTGDTLRSYNIPVGAHVSVQDGQKIKEGTILAKIPRATGKTRDITGGLPRVTELFEARNPSNPAVVTEIDGIVTLGGVKRGNREISIESRDGQIKKYLVPLSKHILVQDNDFVKAGMPLSDGSISPGDILSIKGPAAVQEYIVNGIQEVYRLQGVKINDKHFETIVHQMMQKVNIEDPGDTRFLEKEAVNKWDFMQENDSLFDKKVVVEAGDSKTLRPGQIVTMRKLREENSTLRRQDLKTVEVRDAISATSSPLLQGITRASLGTKSFISAASFQETTKVLNEAAIAGKRDDLLGLKENVIVGHLIPSGTGLRQYGNIIVGSREEYDQLLASKEED; this is encoded by the coding sequence ATGTCTTACAAAAAAGATAATAAAATCAAAAGTAACTTCACATCGATTACGATCAGCTTAGCTTCTCCAGAAACTATTTTGGAGCGTTCAAGTGGTGAAGTTACCAAACCAGAGACGATTAACTATCGTACCTACAAACCAGAACGTGATGGTTTATTCTGTGAGCGTATCTTTGGTCCTGTAAAGGACTACGAATGTCACTGTGGTAAATACAAACGTATCCGTTATAAAGGTATCGTGTGTGACCGTTGTGGTGTGGAAGTTACAGAAAAGAAAGTACGTCGTGAGCGTATGGGACACATCAGCTTGGTGGTTCCTGTAGCACACATCTGGTATTTCCGTTCCCTTCCAAATAAAATTGGTTATTTACTAGGTCTTCCAACCAAGAAATTGGATATGATCATCTACTACGAGCGTTACGTGGTTATCCAACCGGGTATCAAAGAAGAGGATGGCATTTCATTCATGGATTTCTTGACGGAAGAAGAATACCTAGATATTTTAGATACATTACCGAAAGAAAACCAGTACCTTGACGATACAGATCCTCAGAAATTTGTAGCTAAAATGGGTGCTGAGGCGATGGAAGAGTTGTTGAAACGTATCGATTTAGATCAGTTGTCATACGACTTACGTCACCAAGCAGCAAACGAAACTTCACAACAACGTAAAAACGAAGCGTTAAAACGACTTCACGTGGTGGAAGCTTTCCGTGGTGCTAACGGTCGTATCGAGAACCGTCCAGAATGGATGATCGTGAAGATCGTGCCTATCATTCCACCAGAGTTGCGCCCATTGGTGCCTTTGGATGGTGGTCGTTTTGCGACTTCCGATTTGAATGATTTGTACCGTCGTGTTATTATCCGTAACAACCGTTTGAAACGTTTGATCGAGATCAAGGCGCCAGAAGTTATCTTGCGTAACGAAAAACGGATGTTGCAAGAAGCGGTAGACTCGTTATTCGATAATTCACGTAAGGTGAATGCGGTGAAAACCGAAGGTAACCGTGCGTTGAAATCCCTATCGGATATTTTGAAAGGTAAGCAAGGTCGTTTCCGTCAAAACTTGTTGGGTAAGCGTGTGGATTATTCGGCTCGTTCGGTAATCGTCGTTGGACCTAACTTGAAATTGCACGAATGTGGTCTTCCTAAAGACATGGCTGCGGAGCTTTACAAACCATTCATCATCCGTAAGATGATTGAAAGAGGTATCGTGAAGACTGTAAAATCGGCCAAAAAGATCGTTGACCGTAAAGATCCTGTTGTATGGGATATCCTAGAAAATGTGTTGAAAGGTCACCCGGTATTATTAAACCGTGCACCTACGCTTCACCGTTTGGGTATTCAGGCCTTCCAACCTACGTTGGTAGAGGGTAAAGCGATTCAGTTACACCCATTGGTATGTACAGCGTTCAATGCCGATTTCGACGGTGACCAGATGGCGGTTCACTTACCTTTAGGTAATGCTGCAATCTTGGAAGCGCAAATCTTGATGTTGGCGTCGCACAATATCCTTAACCCTGCGAACGGTTCACCGGTAACGGTTCCTTCACAGGATATGGTTTTGGGTCTTTACTATATCACGAAAGGCCGCAGATCAGTAGAAAGCCATATTGTAAGAGGTGAAGACATGATCTTTTATTCTCCAGAAGAGGTTATTATCGCTTTGAACGAGAACAAGATTGACTTGCATGCTTTTATTAAGGTTAAAACCAAAGCAAAAAATAAAGAAGGACAAATCGTTGATACATTACTTGAAACAACAGTAGGCCGTGTAATCTTTAATCAGGTAGTACCTGAAGAGGTTGGTTTTATCAACGAGTTGTTGACCAAGAAATCATTGCGTAATGTCATTGGAGAGATTGTGAAGAATACGGGTATGGCTCGTGCAGCACAGTTCTTGGATGATATGAAAGAGCTTGGATTCCAAACGGCCTTCAAAGGTGGTTTGTCGTTCAACTTGCAAGATTTAAATATCCCAGCTGCCAAAGTTGATTTGATTACGCAAGCAACGAACGAAGTTGATGAGGTGAAGAATAACTATAACATGGGTTTCATCACCAACAATGAGCGTTACAACCAGATCATCGATATCTGGACGCGTATCAACAACAAATTGACGGCACACGTTATGGATATCCTTTCCAACGACAACCAAGGTTTCAACTCTGTTTACATGATGTTGGACTCTGGAGCTCGTGGATCGAAAGAGCAGATTCGTCAGTTATGCGGTATGCGGGGATTGATGGCGAAACCACAGAAGTCTGGTACTTCCGGTGGAGAGATCATCGAAAACCCGATCTTATCCAACTTTAAAGAAGGTCTTTCCGTATTGGAGTACTTTATCTCTACCCACGGTGCGCGTAAAGGTCTTGCCGATACGGCCTTGAAAACGGCGGATGCGGGTTACTTGACTCGTCGTTTGCATGACGTAGCGCAGGATATGATCGTTGTAGAAGAAGATTGTGCTACGTTAAGAGGTATTTATAAAACAGCCCTTAAGGAGAACGATGATATCGTAGAGCCGTTGTATGACAGAATCTTGGGTCGTACACCGTTGAACGATGTATTCCATCCGGAGACAGGTAAATTGATCATCGCTGCAAACATCGATATTTCGGAAGAAGTAGCGGAAGAGATCGAAGCTGCTGGTATCGAAGGTGTGGAGATTCGCTCGGTATTGACCTGTGAGTCGAAACGCGGTGTTTGTGCTTGTTGTTACGGTCGTAACTTGGCTTCGGGCAAACGTGTTCAGCTAGGTGAGGCTGTAGGGGTAATCGCCGCACAGTCTGTCGGTGAGCCAGGTACACAGTTGACACTTCGTACGTTCCACGTGGGTGGTACGGCATCTAACATCGCTGCTGATTCTAGTATCGTGGCGAAATATGATGGTAACATCGAATTTGAAAACGTGCGCTCTGTAGCGAAAGAAGGCGAAGATGGCCCTTACCAAGTGGTAATCGGTCGTTCAGGCGAGATTCGCATTGTTAGCGATGATAAGAAAGTTCTTTACAACCAAGTTATCCCTTATGGTGCCAACTTGTATGTAAACGAAGGCGATAAAGTAGAAAAAGGTAAAAACCTAGTTGACTGGGATCCATATAACGCGGTAATCATCTCTGAATTTGGTGGTAAAATCGAGTTCGAAGCGATTATCGAAGGTGTAACATTCCGCGATGAGTCTGACGAACAGACTGGTCACAAGGAGAAAGTTATTATCGAAACGCGTGACAAAACGAAAAACCCGACAATCAAGATTGCGGATTTGACTGGCGACACATTACGTTCGTATAACATTCCAGTTGGTGCCCACGTTTCGGTTCAAGACGGACAGAAAATCAAAGAAGGTACCATCTTGGCGAAGATTCCACGTGCTACAGGTAAAACCCGAGATATCACGGGTGGTCTTCCACGTGTAACGGAATTGTTCGAAGCGCGTAATCCTTCAAACCCAGCTGTTGTTACCGAAATCGATGGTATCGTTACCTTAGGTGGCGTGAAACGTGGTAATCGTGAGATTTCTATCGAGTCTAGAGATGGACAGATCAAGAAATACTTGGTTCCGCTTTCTAAACACATCTTAGTACAAGATAATGACTTCGTGAAAGCGGGTATGCCATTGTCTGATGGTTCGATCTCTCCTGGTGATATTCTATCGATCAAAGGGCCAGCAGCAGTACAAGAATATATCGTGAATGGTATCCAAGAGGTTTACCGCTTACAAGGGGTAAAAATCAACGATAAACACTTTGAAACCATCGTTCACCAAATGATGCAGAAAGTAAATATCGAGGATCCAGGTGATACGAGATTCTTGGAAAAAGAAGCTGTAAACAAGTGGGATTTCATGCAAGAAAACGATTCACTATTCGACAAGAAAGTGGTTGTTGAGGCTGGTGATTCGAAAACTTTACGTCCGGGTCAAATCGTAACGATGCGTAAGCTTCGTGAAGAAAACTCTACGTTGAGACGTCAAGATTTGAAAACAGTAGAGGTTCGCGACGCGATCTCCGCTACATCGAGTCCTTTATTGCAAGGTATCACACGTGCATCTTTGGGTACCAAGTCATTTATCTCGGCAGCGTCCTTCCAGGAAACGACGAAAGTGCTTAACGAGGCAGCAATCGCTGGTAAGCGTGATGACTTGTTAGGATTGAAAGAAAACGTAATCGTAGGTCACTTGATTCCTTCAGGTACGGGTTTACGTCAGTACGGCAATATTATCGTGGGTTCTCGCGAAGAATACGATCAACTTTTAGCTTCTAAAGAGGAGGACTAG
- the rpoB gene encoding DNA-directed RNA polymerase subunit beta — MANNNIQNERVNFATSKKVIDYPDFLDVQLQSFKEFFQLETTSDNRHQEGLFKVFAENFPISDSRNIFVLEFLDYFIDPPRYDIQECIERGLTYSVPLKAKLKLSCNDEEHEDFETIVQDVYLGTIPYMTPKGTFVVNGAERVIVSQLHRSPGVFFGQSRHTNGTKLYSARVIPFKGSWIEFATDVNNVMYAYIDRKKKFPVTTLLRAIGYDSDKDILELFDLADEVKVSKSGLKKYVGRRLAARVLKKWIEDFVDEDTGEVVSIDRNEIILERETVLEEDHIDLIIDAGVKSIILAKEDASNNADYSIIYNTLQKDTSNSEKEAVEHIYRQLRNAEPPDEETARGIIDRLFFSDKRYDLGDVGRYRINRKLKLGTADDIKVLTREDIIAIVKYLINLINSKAEVDDIDHLSNRRVRTVGEQLYAQFGVGLSRMARTIRERMNIRDNEVFTPTDLINARTLSSVINSFFGTNQLSQFMDQTNPLAEITHKRRLSALGPGGLSRERAGFEVRDVHYTHYGRLCTIETPEGPNIGLISSLAVHAKINNLGFIETPYRKVADGKVVVDQPVVYLSAEDEDDKTIAQANAQYDDKGNFLDPKVKARYEGDFPIIEPERLDYMDVAPNQITSIAASLIPFLEHDDANRALMGSNMQRQAVPLLRPSAPIVGTGLEARVASDSRTLINAEGNGVVEYVDANEIKIRYERTEDDRLVSFDDDVKTYRLTKFKKTNQNTCINLKPIVIKGQKVSKGEVLCEGYATENGELALGRNLKVAFMPWQGYNFEDAIVISERVVSQDLFTSLHIEEFELEVRDTKRGEEELTADIPNVSEEATKDLDENGIIRIGAEVNGGDILIGKITPKGESDPSPEEKLLRAIFGDKAGDVKDASLKASPSLKGVVIDTKLFSRAKKMSKEVERKALDKLEVAHDRAAKILKERLVEKLFTVVNGKTSQGVYNVYKELLVPKGAKFTQKILTDLDYTHINPTGWTTDDDKNELIKLALHFYNIKINEELGAFKREKFAISVGDELPSGIVQMAKVYVAKKRKLKVGDKMAGRHGNKGIVARIVRDEDMPFLADGTPVDIVLNPLGVPSRMNLGQIYETVLGWAGQKLGMKFATPIFDGAEMGEVEEWISKAELPASGRTYLYNGLTGDRFDQPTTVGVIYMLKLGHMVDDKMHARSIGPYSLITQQPLGGKAQFGGQRFGEMEVWALEAFGASNILQEILTVKSDDVVGRAKTYEAIVKGNNLPTPSVPESFNVLVHELRGLGLDITLD, encoded by the coding sequence TTGGCAAACAATAATATTCAAAACGAAAGAGTGAATTTTGCTACAAGTAAGAAGGTAATCGATTACCCGGATTTCTTGGACGTGCAATTGCAATCTTTCAAGGAGTTTTTTCAATTAGAAACTACTTCTGACAATCGCCATCAGGAAGGGCTGTTCAAGGTTTTCGCAGAAAACTTCCCTATTTCTGATTCAAGAAACATCTTTGTGCTTGAGTTTTTGGATTATTTTATCGATCCTCCTCGCTACGACATTCAAGAATGTATTGAGCGCGGTTTAACTTATAGCGTTCCTCTTAAGGCAAAATTGAAGTTATCTTGTAATGACGAAGAGCACGAAGACTTCGAAACCATTGTACAGGATGTATATTTGGGAACGATCCCTTACATGACTCCAAAAGGTACCTTCGTGGTAAACGGAGCAGAGCGTGTAATCGTTTCTCAGTTGCACCGTTCCCCTGGTGTATTCTTCGGTCAGAGTAGACACACAAATGGTACTAAACTTTATTCTGCAAGGGTAATTCCTTTTAAAGGATCTTGGATCGAGTTTGCAACGGACGTAAACAACGTCATGTATGCTTACATCGACCGTAAAAAGAAATTCCCAGTTACTACTTTGTTACGTGCGATCGGATACGATTCGGATAAAGATATCCTTGAATTGTTTGATCTAGCAGATGAGGTTAAAGTTAGTAAGTCTGGTCTTAAGAAATACGTTGGTCGCCGTTTGGCAGCTAGGGTATTGAAAAAATGGATCGAAGATTTCGTGGATGAGGATACAGGTGAGGTGGTTTCTATCGATCGTAACGAGATAATCTTAGAACGTGAAACAGTTTTAGAGGAAGACCACATTGACTTGATCATTGACGCAGGTGTTAAATCTATTATCCTAGCGAAAGAAGATGCATCAAACAATGCGGATTACTCCATTATATATAATACATTACAAAAAGATACTTCAAACTCTGAAAAAGAGGCTGTGGAGCATATCTACCGTCAGTTGCGTAACGCAGAACCACCTGATGAGGAGACCGCTCGTGGTATCATCGATCGTTTGTTCTTCTCGGACAAGCGTTACGACTTAGGCGATGTAGGTCGTTACCGCATCAACCGCAAGTTGAAATTGGGTACTGCAGATGATATCAAAGTGTTAACCCGCGAAGATATTATTGCTATTGTGAAGTATTTGATCAACTTGATCAATTCAAAAGCTGAGGTGGATGATATTGACCACTTATCTAACCGTCGTGTACGTACGGTAGGTGAGCAGTTGTATGCACAATTCGGTGTTGGTCTTTCTCGTATGGCTCGTACCATCCGTGAGCGTATGAACATTCGTGATAACGAGGTGTTCACGCCGACTGACCTGATCAATGCGCGTACGCTATCATCTGTAATCAACTCGTTCTTCGGAACAAACCAGTTGTCGCAGTTCATGGACCAAACCAATCCATTGGCGGAGATCACGCACAAGCGTCGTTTGTCAGCCTTAGGACCTGGAGGTCTTTCCCGTGAGCGTGCTGGTTTCGAGGTTCGTGACGTTCACTATACGCACTATGGTCGTCTTTGTACCATCGAAACTCCTGAGGGACCAAACATCGGTTTGATTTCTTCTTTGGCAGTACACGCGAAAATCAACAACTTGGGCTTTATCGAAACACCATACCGTAAGGTAGCAGACGGTAAAGTTGTCGTTGACCAGCCCGTTGTTTATCTATCTGCAGAAGATGAAGACGATAAAACTATTGCACAGGCCAACGCGCAGTATGACGATAAAGGTAACTTCCTAGATCCTAAAGTAAAAGCGAGATACGAGGGTGACTTCCCGATTATCGAGCCAGAACGTTTGGACTACATGGACGTTGCGCCTAACCAGATTACGTCGATTGCCGCATCATTGATTCCTTTCTTGGAGCATGATGATGCCAACCGTGCCTTGATGGGATCCAACATGCAGCGCCAAGCGGTGCCTTTGTTGCGCCCTAGTGCACCGATCGTTGGTACAGGCTTGGAGGCTCGCGTGGCATCTGACTCGCGTACCTTGATCAACGCCGAAGGCAATGGTGTGGTGGAGTACGTTGATGCAAACGAAATTAAAATCCGTTACGAGCGTACCGAAGATGACCGTTTGGTTTCTTTCGATGACGACGTAAAAACATATAGATTAACGAAATTCAAGAAAACCAACCAGAATACTTGTATCAACTTGAAGCCTATTGTTATCAAAGGACAAAAGGTAAGTAAAGGTGAGGTATTGTGTGAAGGTTATGCAACCGAGAATGGTGAGCTAGCGCTTGGCCGTAACTTGAAAGTGGCATTCATGCCTTGGCAAGGTTACAACTTTGAGGATGCGATCGTGATTTCAGAGCGTGTGGTATCGCAAGATTTGTTCACTTCTCTTCATATTGAAGAGTTTGAATTGGAAGTGCGTGATACGAAACGTGGTGAAGAAGAATTAACAGCTGATATCCCTAACGTTTCGGAAGAAGCAACCAAAGATCTTGACGAGAACGGTATCATCCGTATCGGTGCTGAGGTTAACGGTGGTGATATCTTGATCGGTAAGATCACCCCTAAAGGGGAGTCTGATCCTTCACCGGAAGAGAAACTTCTTCGTGCGATCTTTGGTGATAAAGCTGGAGATGTGAAAGATGCTTCTTTGAAGGCTTCTCCATCATTGAAAGGTGTGGTTATCGATACCAAATTGTTCTCTCGTGCTAAAAAGATGTCTAAAGAAGTCGAAAGAAAAGCTTTGGATAAACTGGAAGTGGCACACGATAGAGCTGCGAAGATCTTGAAAGAACGTTTGGTAGAGAAATTGTTCACGGTTGTGAACGGTAAAACTAGCCAAGGGGTATACAATGTTTACAAAGAGCTGTTGGTACCTAAAGGAGCGAAGTTTACACAAAAGATCTTAACAGACTTAGACTATACGCATATCAACCCAACGGGTTGGACAACAGATGACGATAAGAACGAGTTGATCAAATTGGCGTTACACTTCTACAACATCAAGATCAATGAGGAATTGGGTGCATTTAAACGTGAGAAATTTGCGATCTCCGTGGGCGATGAGCTTCCTTCAGGTATCGTGCAGATGGCTAAAGTTTACGTAGCTAAGAAACGTAAGTTGAAAGTAGGGGATAAGATGGCGGGTCGTCACGGTAACAAAGGTATCGTTGCACGTATCGTACGTGATGAGGATATGCCTTTCTTGGCCGATGGAACGCCAGTTGATATCGTGTTGAACCCACTAGGGGTACCTTCACGTATGAACCTTGGACAGATCTACGAAACCGTATTAGGCTGGGCCGGACAGAAATTGGGTATGAAGTTCGCTACGCCAATCTTCGACGGTGCTGAAATGGGTGAGGTAGAAGAGTGGATCTCGAAAGCGGAATTGCCAGCTTCTGGTAGAACATACTTGTACAACGGTTTGACCGGTGATCGTTTTGACCAACCGACAACCGTAGGTGTGATCTACATGCTTAAACTGGGACACATGGTAGATGATAAGATGCACGCGCGTTCTATCGGACCATACTCCTTGATTACGCAACAGCCATTGGGTGGTAAGGCACAGTTCGGTGGTCAGCGTTTTGGTGAGATGGAGGTTTGGGCATTGGAAGCATTCGGTGCGTCTAACATCCTTCAGGAAATCTTAACGGTGAAATCCGATGATGTGGTTGGTCGTGCGAAAACCTACGAGGCAATCGTTAAGGGTAACAATTTACCAACGCCATCTGTACCAGAATCGTTCAACGTATTGGTACACGAGCTACGCGGTTTAGGTTTAGATATCACATTAGATTAA
- the rplL gene encoding 50S ribosomal protein L7/L12 has product MADLKQLAEQLVNLTVKEVKELADILKDEYGIEPAAAAVAVAAAPAEGGAAAAEEKTSFDVILKEAGGQKLAVVKLVKDLAGLGLKEAKDLVDGAPKELKAGVSKDEAEALKKQLEEAGAVVEIK; this is encoded by the coding sequence ATGGCAGATTTAAAACAACTTGCTGAACAGTTGGTAAACTTAACAGTAAAAGAAGTTAAGGAATTAGCTGATATCTTAAAAGACGAGTACGGTATCGAGCCTGCTGCTGCTGCTGTTGCAGTTGCTGCTGCTCCTGCTGAAGGTGGCGCTGCTGCTGCTGAAGAGAAAACTTCATTCGACGTTATCTTGAAAGAAGCTGGTGGTCAGAAATTGGCAGTAGTTAAATTAGTAAAAGACCTAGCTGGTTTAGGATTGAAAGAAGCTAAAGATTTAGTTGACGGCGCTCCTAAAGAATTGAAAGCTGGTGTTTCTAAAGACGAAGCTGAAGCGTTGAAAAAACAATTAGAAGAAGCTGGAGCTGTTGTTGAGATCAAGTAA
- the rplJ gene encoding 50S ribosomal protein L10 has translation MRKEEKQEIVQALAEQIKSYGNFYITDTADLTVDKVNNIRRKCFDQGIIIQVAKNSLIEKALLEAGIDSEELRSVLKGASTLMFSETGNAPAKLIKELRKTGEKPVLKAAYIQETAFVGDDQLNALVTLKSKDELVADIIAALQSPAKNVISALQSGGNTIAGLVKALEERG, from the coding sequence ATGAGAAAAGAAGAAAAACAAGAAATTGTTCAAGCTTTGGCCGAACAGATTAAATCTTATGGTAATTTCTATATTACAGATACTGCTGATTTAACTGTAGACAAGGTGAATAACATTCGTCGTAAATGTTTCGATCAAGGCATCATCATTCAAGTAGCGAAAAACTCCTTGATTGAGAAAGCATTGCTTGAAGCAGGTATCGATTCAGAAGAACTACGTAGCGTACTTAAAGGTGCTTCTACATTAATGTTCTCTGAAACAGGAAATGCTCCTGCGAAGTTGATCAAAGAGTTGCGTAAAACTGGTGAGAAGCCAGTATTGAAAGCAGCTTATATTCAAGAGACAGCTTTCGTAGGTGACGATCAATTGAATGCATTAGTTACCCTTAAATCTAAGGACGAACTTGTTGCAGACATCATCGCAGCACTTCAATCACCAGCGAAAAATGTTATTTCAGCTCTTCAATCGGGTGGAAATACGATTGCAGGATTAGTAAAAGCTTTAGAAGAAAGAGGCTAA
- the rplA gene encoding 50S ribosomal protein L1, whose product MARLTKNQKAALSKIEAGKAYSLQEAAALVKEITTTKFDASVDIDVRLGVDPRKANQMVRGIATLPHGTGKTVRVLVLCTPDKEEEAKAAGADFVGLDDYISKIEGGWTDVDIIITMPSVMAKVGKLGRILGPRNLMPNPKTGTVTTEVGKAVTEVKAGKIDFKVDKTGIIHTSVGKVSFEADKIYDNALEVLQTLARLKPSAAKGTYFKSIHISSTMSPGIHVETKSVAGI is encoded by the coding sequence GTGGCTAGATTAACAAAAAATCAAAAAGCGGCACTATCCAAAATTGAAGCTGGTAAAGCGTACTCTTTGCAAGAAGCTGCGGCTTTGGTAAAAGAGATTACTACGACTAAATTTGACGCTTCTGTGGATATCGACGTTCGTTTAGGCGTGGATCCTCGTAAAGCAAACCAAATGGTTCGTGGTATTGCAACATTACCTCACGGAACTGGTAAAACTGTTCGCGTTTTAGTATTGTGTACTCCTGATAAGGAAGAAGAAGCTAAAGCAGCAGGTGCCGATTTCGTAGGTCTTGATGACTATATCAGCAAAATCGAAGGTGGTTGGACTGACGTTGATATCATTATTACTATGCCTAGTGTGATGGCTAAAGTGGGTAAATTAGGACGTATTTTAGGTCCTAGAAACTTGATGCCTAACCCTAAAACAGGAACAGTAACTACCGAAGTTGGTAAAGCTGTAACCGAAGTTAAGGCTGGTAAAATTGATTTCAAAGTTGACAAAACAGGAATCATCCATACTTCAGTTGGTAAAGTGTCCTTCGAAGCAGATAAAATCTATGATAACGCATTGGAAGTGTTGCAAACACTTGCTCGTTTGAAACCATCTGCAGCTAAGGGAACCTACTTCAAGAGTATTCACATCTCTTCAACAATGAGTCCTGGTATTCATGTTGAAACTAAATCAGTAGCAGGAATTTAA
- the rplK gene encoding 50S ribosomal protein L11, translated as MAKEVSALVKLQVKGGAANPSPPVGPALGAKGVNIMDFCKQFNARTQDKPGQVLPVVITVYSDKSFDFIIKTPPVAVQLKDAAKLKSGSGEPNRKKVASITWEQVETIAKDKMPDLNAFTVESAMKMVAGTARSMGITVSGNAPWNN; from the coding sequence ATGGCAAAAGAAGTCAGTGCGTTAGTAAAATTACAAGTAAAGGGCGGTGCTGCCAATCCATCACCTCCAGTAGGACCTGCATTGGGTGCTAAAGGGGTGAATATCATGGATTTCTGTAAGCAATTCAATGCCCGTACGCAAGACAAACCAGGTCAAGTATTGCCTGTTGTCATTACAGTTTACAGTGACAAATCATTTGATTTTATCATCAAAACTCCTCCAGTAGCTGTGCAGTTGAAAGATGCTGCTAAGTTGAAGAGTGGTTCTGGCGAGCCTAACCGTAAGAAAGTTGCTTCTATTACTTGGGAGCAAGTTGAAACGATCGCTAAGGATAAAATGCCTGATTTGAACGCATTTACTGTAGAGTCGGCTATGAAAATGGTCGCTGGGACAGCACGTAGTATGGGTATTACCGTTTCCGGTAACGCTCCTTGGAACAATTAA
- the nusG gene encoding transcription termination/antitermination protein NusG gives MADQSLKWYVVRAVSGKEKKVKQYVEAEVSRLGIQHLVPQVLIPMEKYYQMRDGKKVAKERNYYPGYVLIEASLDGEIEHAIKNLNSVIGFLGDKAGNAIPLRPSEVNRILGKVDEMAEQGESMNVPYYVGETVKVNDGPFNGFTGEIEEVHEDKKKLTVMVKVFGRKTPLELNYMQVEKE, from the coding sequence ATGGCAGATCAATCGTTAAAATGGTATGTAGTTCGTGCCGTTAGTGGAAAAGAGAAGAAGGTAAAGCAATATGTAGAAGCCGAAGTAAGTCGCTTGGGTATTCAACATTTAGTTCCTCAGGTTTTGATACCTATGGAGAAATATTACCAGATGCGTGATGGCAAGAAAGTGGCAAAAGAACGTAACTACTACCCAGGGTATGTATTGATCGAAGCTTCGCTGGATGGCGAGATTGAACACGCGATAAAGAATTTGAATAGTGTGATCGGATTTTTGGGCGATAAAGCCGGCAATGCGATTCCATTGCGTCCGTCTGAAGTTAACCGTATCTTGGGTAAGGTTGATGAGATGGCCGAACAAGGAGAGAGCATGAATGTTCCTTACTACGTTGGTGAGACGGTGAAAGTGAACGATGGTCCTTTCAATGGCTTCACGGGAGAGATTGAAGAGGTTCATGAAGATAAAAAGAAATTGACGGTTATGGTTAAGGTGTTTGGTCGTAAGACACCATTAGAGCTTAACTATATGCAAGTCGAAAAAGAATAA